ACCAGAAAGCAGTTACCGAAAACCCTATCAGCATACTGGAAATCGCTCCTGCCTTCGTCATTCCCTTCCAGAAAAGCGCTCCAAAATAGGCAGGTAAGAAAGTGCTTGCACAGAGACCAAAAAATATCGCGGTGGCAATAGCAATGATACTCCCTGGCAAGCGATAACCCAAAGCTACAGTCGCCACCACTCCTATTAATATCCCGATACGGGTTGCTAAAACCGTATATTTAAATTTCTTTTTGTGGAAAAGAACCCGTTCAAAAACATCTCTTCCGAAGGCTGTGCCCAAAGCATGAAACTGAGAACTGGTCGTAGACATCGCCGCCGATAAAAGCGTAAGCATAAACAGATATACAAACCAGACAGGCATAGCTGCATTAATATAGGTAGGAATGATTTTATCAATATTACCCTCTGCTACCGCAAGCGATATTTTACCAAACTGTGGATTATTTACAAAATAGACATTGGAGAGTGCTCCCACTACAAAGGCTACCCCGGTCATGGCAAGAATAAACAATCCTCCTACACCTACCGCACGATTAAGTTCTTTATTACTTTTGACGGTCATAAACCGCACTGCCAACTGTGGCTGAGTCAATACCCCAATTCCCACTCCCATAACAATGGTAGAAACCAGTGACCACCACAAAGCCGAGCCAAACTTTGGCATGTGTGTCCATCCCAAATGCCCACTGGCTACCAGTTTCTCAGGCACCTTTGTTGCTAAATTACTCAATGCCTGATGAGCATTAACCACTCCCCCCAAGTGAGTGTAGGTAAATATTAGAAGTGTAACCATCCCCAAAAACATAATTGCCCCTTGAAGGGCATCGGTATACATCACTCCCTTAAGCCCACCAGCCATAACATAGGCGCAAATAATCAGCGTATAAATCAAGACGGCGGTATGATAGTTTATCTGGGGAAAAGTCGATTCGATGAAACGCGCTGCTCCGATTAAAACCGCCGCAGAGTAGATAGGCATAAACAAAAAAATGATTAATCCGCTAAAACCCTGGATAAAAGTTGATTGATATCTTTTGCCTAAAAGTTCGGGGAAGGTATGGGCATCCAAATTGTGCCCCATTCTTCTGGTGCGTTTTCCAAAAATTATAAAAGCGATAACTATTCCCACGAAAATATTTAAGAAGGTTAACCAGAGAAGTCCCATACCAAACATTGCTGCTGCCCCTCCAAATCCTACAATTGCGGAAGTACTGATAAAGGTAGCACCATAAGAAAGTGCCATGACAAAGGGATGAATACTTCTTCCTGCCACCAGATAATCCAAGGCATTTTTTGTCCGACGATAACCGTGGTAACCCAAATAACCAATCATAAAAAGATAAACCACAACGATAATGGTAAGGACAAGTAGATTATTCATCTTACCTCCTTAATGGACATTACAATTCTTCTTCAATTTTATACTCATCATCTACCCATTGCTTATCTTCGGGATATATTGCCTCGTCTCCTTTATTCCAGTTACACAAACCATAAATCACTGCAAACAAAGAACTCGCAATACACAGTAAGTAAGCAGACCATATCTGGGGATCATCTATCCCTAACACTCTCATAGTCTTCACCTCCTTTCTTAGAAAAAGCTAATTTGAAAAATTTTATCATCTTCTCTTACATTTAAGCAAGGAAAATATTAATTGTTAAGTAAATCTCTCTAATGCAAAAACTTACGCAAGGCATATTCCAACTTTTTAATAACCTTCTCCTTCCCCAGAAAGTAGATAGATTCAAATAAAGGCGGGGAAACACTTTTACCTGTAATAGCGACACGCACCGGCAGAATAAAATCTTTTGCAGATATTTTCAATTCTTCAGCAATCGAACGCAAAAGCGTCTCAATATTCTTAACATCAAAAACAGGCATTTCTTCTATCCTCCGAATGAGCTCGTTTATCCCCTGGGAGAGGTAGGGTTTATTAGTGAGAAACTGCGCAACTGCCACAGAATCGTATTCAATCTCGTCCTCAAAAATAAAACGGGTCTGTTCAATAAAATCACCAAGCGTCTTTATTCTTTTATGCAATAAAGAGACTAACCCCTTAAACCACTGGTCATTAAATCCTTCCTTAATCCAGCCCTCCTCTTCCAGGCGCTTCTTAAGCAAAACAGAAAGTTTATCTATATCCAACATCCGAATATATTGGCTATTTATCCAATCAAGTTTCTCATCGCTAAAGGCAGCGGCAGTTTTATTAACCTTATCCAGAGAAAACTTCTCAATCATTTTCTTAAGAGAAATTATCTCTTGGTTCTCTCCCGGAGACCAACCTAAGAGCGCAAGATAATTAACTAAGGCTTCGGGAAGATAACCCGCTTTACGATAATCAGAAATCGCCACTGCGCCTTTACGTTTTGACATGCGCGAGCGGTCTTCATCAAGAATCAAAGGAATATGCGCAAACTGAGGAGCCTTAAAACCTAAAGCATTGTATAAAAGAATCTGTTTGGGAGTGTTGGAAATATGGTCATCTCCCCGTATAACATGGGTTATACCCATAAGAGCATCGTCAACTACACAAGCAAAATTATAGGTAGGCAGTCCGTCTCTTTTAATTAAAACCTGGTCTTTTATCTGCTGGGTGTCAAAAACAATCTTCCCATGAATCAAATCTTCGATAGCAACGGTTTCCGGCAAAACTCTAAAAATAATCGCTCCCTCCTCCTCATAAGCTAAATTACGCTTAAGAATATCTTGAGCATATCTATGATATAACTCTATGCGCTCCGATTGAAAATAAGGACCTTCGTCCCATTCAAGGCCCAACCATTTTAAACTATCTAATATTTCCTTTAGATATTCTTCTTTAGAACGTGCTTTATCGGTATCCTCAATACGCAGAATGAATTTACCCTGATGATGCCGAGCAAAAAGCCAGTTAAAAAGACAGGTTCTTGCCCCGCCAATATGTAAATTTCCTGTAGGACTGGGAGCAAAACGTACTTTTATCATCTTATCTAAAAGAAAAACCTAAGTTCAAAGCTCTTTCGTTTAACTTAAGCACTTCTCCCGAGAATAATTCCCTAAAAACTTCGGCGATTGTGCTTAAAAGAGCAACCTTTTTTTTCTTCAAATATGCACCTAAAACGATAGTATTTGCTACACGTACATCACCTAAATCAGTAGCCATTTCTGTAGCAGGAATTTCTAAGATTTCTAAATTGCCGGGAATTTCACGGCAAACTGCCAAAGTCGAGTTGGAAATTATCAAATCTTTTGTCTTGGGTAAAAATTTATCCAGAGACGGCTGATTCATCACAATCGCAGTGGTGGGATGAGTTACCAACGGTGAGGCAATTTCCTTATCGGAAATGACTACCATGGAATGGGCAGTCCCTCCACGCACTTCTGCACCATAAGAAGGCATCCAGGTTACAAAAAATTTTCCTTCTTTCATTATTGCCTGAGCGAGAAATTTGCCCAAAACCATTATACCCTGGCCACCAAATCCCGCACAGATAAGCTCTTCTTTCATTTTAACAATTTAGCAATTACTTTTAATTATTCCCAGAGGATAGTGCTTTACCATCTCCGCATCTATCCATTGCCCTGCTTCCAGGGGAGACATATGCCAGTAAGTCGGACAGGGAGAAAGAATCTCAATTAAGGAAAACCCTTTATTCTCTATCTGATTTTGAAATGCCCTCTTAATTGCTCCTTTAGTTATTAAAATATTTTTTGCCTTATTTACAGTTGTTCTCTCGATGTAAACCACCGCTGGTAACAAAGAAAGTAGTTCGGAAATTTTTAAAGGAAATCCATCTCTACTTACCTCTCTGCCCCAAGGAGTGGTAGCAGTCTTCTGTCCCAATAGAGTGGTGGGAGCCATCTGCCCACCGGTCATTCCATAGACACCGTTGTTTACAAAAATGACGGTGATATTTTCTCCCCGGTTAGCCGCATGAATGATTTCCGCGGTTCCAATTGCAGCCAAATCTCCATCCCCTTGATAGGTAAATACAATTCTATCGGGAAGCAGGCGTTTTATTCCCGTAGCTACCGCCGGAGCCCGTCCGTGCGCAGCTTCAGTAGTGTCAAAATCCCAGTAGTCGTAGGCAAGCACCGCGCAACCTACAGGAGCAACCCCAATGGTTCTTTCTCTAATTCCCAATTCATCTATCACCTCACAAATCAAACGGTGCACAATACCGTGACCGCAACCAGAGCAATAGTGCATCGCCACATCCCGCATACTCTCAGGACGACTAAAAACCTTTTTTAAGGTTCCATCCGTTTGGGCTGGAGAATTTGTTTTACTCTTTATCTTCATTTAACTAAACTAACCCGATTAAACCGCTAAACTAATCAACTTATGCTCGATTTCCTCTTCTGTAGGAACTCCTCCTCCCATTCTCCCATAAAAGAAAACAGGACAATTCCCTTCCACTACTAATCTTACATCTTCAAACATCTGACCCGCATTCATTTCTACTACAAGGATTCCCTTTAATCTTTTTGCTGTTTCTTTAATAATCTCTTCGGGAAACGGCCAGAGGGTAATCGGACGAATAAGCCCCACTTTCTTGCCCGAATCACGAAGCTTACTCACCGCTGCTTTACATATCCGACTCACCGTACCAAAGGCAACTAAAATAAATTCTGCATCTTCTAAATAAAATGTTTCAAAGCGCCCTTCTCGATTTTTTATTCTATTAAATTTCTCCTGGAGTTTTAGGTTATGCTCTTCCAATTCTCCTTCGCCTAAAAATAGAGAACGAATCATACGCGGCTTTCTTCCCTTACACCCCGTCAATATCCAATCCTTAGAATAATTTCGCACCTTGCACTTTACACTTTGTACTTTTGTTATTGGCTCCATCATCTGCCCCAAGAATCCATCTCCCAAGACTATAACGGGATTGCGATATGAATCCGCTAAGTCAAAAGCTAACATTGTTAAATCAAAAGCCTCTTGCACCGACGAAGGAGCAAGCACTATGGTTTTATAATCGCCGTGTCCACCTCCTCTGGTCGCTTGAAAATAATCTGCTTGGCTAGGAGCAATATTCCCCAGTCCTGGACCTCCACGCATAATGTTTACAATTACTGCGGGTAGTTCGCATCCTACCAGATAGGAAATGCCCTCCTGTTTTAAACTAATTCCGGGGCTTGAAGAAGTAGTCATAGCTCTTGCTCCTACAAGAGATGCTCCAAAAACCATATTTATGGCTGAGAGTTCACTTTCAGACTGAATAAATATTCTTTTCTCTTCATACATTCGCTTAGCCATATAAGCAGTCAACTCATTTTGAGGCGTAATGGGATACCCAGCATAAAACTGACAACCCGCCTGGACTGCACCTTCTCCAATTGCCTCATTCCCGCACATCAGAATTTTATCTTTATTGTCCATAGAAAGACTCTCAATATCACAACCTTAACCAAATTCGCATTGGGTTGGCTATTTTGTTATCAGATTTTTTGAATCTCGTGCTTTTAATTCAGATTTTATTTGTATACTTCAATACAGACATCCGGACAAACAAGGGCACAAAAAGCGCATCCCCTGCATTCTTTATTCTTATCTCTAAAACTCACTACCCGCACCCCACGTAAATTCAAATCCTTATCCTGAACAATCAACTTTTTAGGACAATTAAATGAACAAAGCAAACAACCTTTACATCTTTCTTTATTTATCCTGATATATGCCATTTTTCTCATTTATATATAAACGATTAATTCCTCTTAGCCAGGAAAGAACTGTTTCCTTAATCCTCTTTGGAGAAAGCCCATAAATTTCTAAAATTTCTTCTCGCCTCCCGTGGGTAATAAATCTGTCGGGCAAACCAAGGGTAAGAGTCTTATTGCCCGAAATACCTATCTCTTCAAAAAAGGATAAAACTTGCGCCCCAAAACCTCCTACCAAAGAATTTTCCTCCACCGTCACAAAATGATTGATTTTTTTGGTTAAACTCCTTAACAAATCTTTATCCAACGGCTTGATAAAACGCATATTAACCACTTCTGCCTCCACCCCTTCTTCTAAAAGCATCCTTGCTGCTTCCCAAGCAGGATAAACCATGCTGCCAACAGCAAGAATCGCCAAATCTCTTCCTTCTTTCAAAATTTCTGCCTTGCCCAGCGTTATTTCCTGGTTACCCGCTAAGTGCTCCCGAGAAAAAATTATTCCTCCTTTGGGATATCTAATTGCCATCGTTCTCTTACTCCCCACAGCAAGTTCTAGCATCTCAGAAAGTTCTTTAAAATCCTTGGGCGCCATGACCACCATATTGGGTATGTGCAGCAAATAGGAAAGATCAAATACACCGTGGTGAGTAGGTCCATCTTCTCCTACTATACCTGCGCGGTCAAGACAAAAAACCACGGGAAGTTTCTGTAGACAAACGTCGTGAATTATCTGGTCATAAGCACGCTGAAGAAAGGTTGAATAAATCGCAACTACCGGAATAAATCCTCCTTTTGCTAACCCTCCCGCAAAAGTTACCGCATGTTGCTCTGCCATTCCTACATCAAAAAATCTTGAAGGAAATCTTTGCGCAAAACCGCTTAAACCGGTTCCATCAGTCATGGCAGCAGTAATTGCTACCACTCTGGGATTCTTTTCTGCCAATTCTAATATTTTCTCTCCAAAAGTCGTGGTAAAGTTTTTTTCTTTCTCAATGAGGGCCACTCCTGTCTTGACATCAAAAGGAGGAGCACTATGAAAATAAGCAGGATTTTCTTCAGCGTACCTAAATCCCTTACCTTTTTTTGTTACCACATGGACAATACGCGGACCTTTCATTTCCAGAATACTCTTTAAGGTAGGAATGAGTGCCTGAAAGTTATGCCCATCCAGAGGCCCAAAATAACGAAATCCTAATTCTTCAAAGATGATTCCTGGGACAAGAAGATTTTTTAAACTCTTCTCTAATTTTCTTGCCGATAAATAAGCACGGAAACCAAAACGGGGAACCTTTCTCATTAAATTCTCTACATCTTTATGAATACGATTGTAAATAGGGTTGGTTAAAATACGATTGAGATACTTGCTCATCGCTCCAATACCCGGGGAAATAAACCATTCATTATCGTTAAGAATTACCAGAATGTCTTTTTGAAGATGTCCTGCTTGATTTAATGCTTCAAAAGCCATCCCTCCCTGGAGCGAGCCATCACCTATTACCGCAACAATTTTCTCATTGGTTCCGCGCAAATCTCTGGCACAAACCATGCCGAGCGCTTGAGAAATGGCGGTAGAACCGTGTCCTACCGTAAACATATCGTAGGAACTTTCCTCAACGTTAGGAAAACCACTCAATCCTCCAAATTTCCTTAGGGTGTCAAAAGAAAAGAGGCGTCCAGTAATAAGTTTGTGCGCATAGGCTTGGTGTCCTACATCCCAAACAATTTTATCTTCCGGAGTATTCAGAATATAATGGAGGGTAATAATCAATTCCACTGTTCCTAAACTTGAAGAAAGATGCCCCCCTCTGAGCGAAACAACCTCTATAATTTTCTCTCTTATTTCTTGAGCAAGAATTACCAATTCTTTGAAGGAAAGTTTCTTAAGGTCTTGAGGATTTTTAATGTTCTGAAGAAAACCCACTTCTTGCTCTACCTCTTTTCTAAATCTAAAAAATTTATACTTCGGCTTATCCTTTTTATGGAATTGGCTTTACCGTTATGTTCATCTATATCAACCACAACCCCCTGCAATTCTACCTCCCCATCTGCAATATCAAAACGTGTAGGCATCTGGGTAATGAACCTCTCTATAATCTGTGCAGGGTTCCTTCCTAAAATAGAATACCTTGGACCAACCATCCCCACATCGGAAATATAGGCAGTTCCTTTTGGTAAGATTTTATCGTCCGCTGTAGGAACATGGGTGTGGGTACCAATCACTGCTGAAACTGTTCCATCAAGGTACCATCCCATTGCTTCCTTTTCCGAAGTTGCCTCGGCATGAAAATCTACAACAATAAGTGGTGTTTCTTTAAGCAGTTTTTCTATCTCTCGCATAGCCGAACGAAAAGGACAATCCAAAGCTTCCATAAAAACCCTTCCTTGGAGATTAAGCACACCAATTTTAATACCGCTCTCACTGAGAAAAATACCGCTTCCTTTACCAGGGGTTATCTCGGGGTAATTAGCAGGTTTAAGTAAACGCGGTTGGTTATTGATTACTTTATAGACCTCCTTCTTCCTCCAGATATGGTCGCCTGAGGTAAGACAGTCTAAACCCGTACCAAGAAGCTGATTTATAATCTCTTCGGTTACTCCCGAACCACCTGCAGAATTCTCGGCATTAGCAATGCTAAAATCAATATCCTCTTCTTCTTTTATCCGAGGTAGCAACTGCCTAATTGCCTCTCTACCCGGTCTTCCCACAATGTCACCAAGAAATAATATCTTCATCTCCGCATGTAGCAAGTAGTAGTTAGGTATTAACTTTTTTAGAAAATTTTTCTCTACCTACTTAGCTACTAAATTATTTTGCATATTCAACTGCTCGTGTTTCACGAATAATCACTATTTTTATCTGCCCGGGATAATCTAAGCTTTCCTCTATCTTCTTTTTAATCTCCCGTGCAAGAGCAATCGTCTCCGAATCCGATATCTTGTCTGGATAAACCATCACCCGTATCTCTCTACCCGCCTGAATAGCAAAAGCTTTCTCTACTCCTGGGAAAGAATCGGCAATTGCTTCTAATTTATCTAAACGCTTTATATAAGCCTCCAAAGTTTCTCTTCTTGCTCCCGGCCGAGAACTGCTCACTGCATCCGCCGCCTGAGCAAGAACGGCATAAATACTCCTCTGTTCTATATCTTCATGATGCGCACCAATAGCCTGCACTACCACATCCTGTTCCCCGTATTTCTTTGCCAAATCCATTCCAATTTGGGGATGAGTTCCTTCCACTTCATGGTCTACTGCTTTCCCAATGTCGTGCAGAAGCCCAATACGCCTTGCAAGATGAAAATCAAGGCCGAGTTGCGATGCCATTACTCCCATTAGATAAGCTACTTCTTTGGAATGTTGTAAAACATTTTGCCCATAACTGGAGCGATACTTCAACCTACCCAGCAGTTTAACCAATTCGGGATGAAGGTTATGAATTCCTAAATCCATGGCAACATTTTTACCTTCTTCTTGAATAGATTCCTCCATCTCCTTCCTAACTTTCGCTACTACCTCCTCAATTCTTGCCGGATGAATTCGTCCATCTTCAATAAGTCTCTCCAACGTTACACGGGCTATCTCTCTCCTAACGGGGTCAAATCCGGAAAGGGTAACCGCTTCCGGAGTGTCGTCAATAATTACATCCACTCCCGTGGCAGTTTCAAAAGCATGAATATTCCTTCCTTCCCTTCCAATAATCCTTCCCTTCATCTCGTCGGAAGGAAGACTCACGACAGAAATCGTAGTCTCCACGGTATGTTCCGCAGCGCAACGTTGGATAGCCATAGTGATAATTTCTTTTGCTTTCTTCTCCGCTTCTTCACGCGCTTCATCCTCAATCTTTTTAATCATAAGTGAAGCTTCTTTTCTCACTTCCTGTTCTATGCGCTGTAAAAGGAGTTCTTTGGCCTGTTCAGGTGTAAGGTTGGAAATTCTCTGTAACTGCTCTTTCTCTTGAGCAATCAAACGTTCCAACTCTTCATCTTTTTCTTTCAGACGCGCCTCTTTCTGAGCAACTGCCTGTTCTTTCTGACTAAGTTCTTTCTCTTTCCGGTCAAGAAGGTCTACTTTTTTATCAAGATTCTCTTCTCTCTGAAGCATTCTCTTTTCTAAATTCTGCAATTCTTGTCGGCGCTCACGGGTCTCACGCTCAAACTCCTGACGCATTTTATGAAGCAATTCTTTGGCTTCAACTTCTGATTCTTTCCGTTTTGCTTCTATCTGTTTTTTGGCCTCTTCAACAATATTATGCGCTATCTCCTCCGCTTTCTTAACCTTTCTCTCCGCCATAAATTTACGGATTAAATAACCCAAATAAAATGACAATCCCATAGCCAAAATAACCACAAGTATCGCCTCTAACTTAAGTGAGAAGATATTCATATAAGAAGTCACCCCCTTTAACTAAAAAGATTGAATAGATTTTATGCTTTTTTTCTATGCAGAGAGCACCTTTGAGACGGGAACATCATGGGGCAGAAGTGGAAGGTTATCAACAATCTGAAAATCGAATGCCAGTCCGATGGTTACGGTATGCTCGGGAAGTGTGCTTAAAAAACGGTCATAATAACCGGCACCGTGACCAATCCTTTTTCCCTTCTTATCAAAAGCTATCCCCGGAACCAAAACTAATTCCAGAGATTCCTTAGGGATTATACGCACAAATTCTTTCTTCGGCTCGCGTATCCCAAAATTTGCAGGAACTAATTCTTCTTCAAAATTTAGAATCTTTGAAGGTAGAATTGTCTTATCTTTCTTAACAGTAACTGGCACTGCCACCACTTTACCCATCCTCAGTGCTTCTTTGATTATGTTTTCTGTATCTACTTCGTAATCAAGGTTAATATACGACATTAAATTTTTTGATCTTTTGAATTCTTCCAGACTAAAGAGCTTTTCTTTTATAATCAGGCTTTTCCTCCTTCTTTCTTCTTTAGTTTGATTTCTTAACTTTTCTAACATTATCTTGCGTATTCCTGTCTTTTCCATCAAATCTTTTTAAGATTATATTATAACTTTATCCTTGCGTCAAGTTTTTATTTTCCAATACAGAATTGAGAGAATATCTTTTCCAGAACATCGGAAGAGAAAACCTCGCCCAGAACTATTTGAAAATTAACTAAAACATCTTTTAAATCCAAAGCAACCAATTCGGGAGAAATTCCCTGTTCTAAACCCCTACAAGCTCTTTCCAGAAAATCTTTTGCCTTTAAAATTGCTTCTTTGTGGCGAAGGTTGGTTACTAAATAACCTTCTGGTTTGACAACCTCGCCTTCTAAAACAGAATCTTTAATTTCCTCGTACAACTTATCCAAACCTTCTCCGCTAACACAGGAAATCTTTATAATCTTACCGGGAAATACTTTCCTTACATCCGCCAAATTAAATTTTTGAGGCAAGTCGATCTTATTGATTAAAATTATTTTGGGATTATCTCTTATCATCTGAAAAACGGCTTTGTCTTCTTTGGTAATTTTTCTACTCCCATCAAGCATAAATAAAACTAATTCCGCAATTCTAAAACAATCCTGGCTTATTTTTATCGCCTCTTCATCAACTACATTATTTGTTTCAGTTATTCCTGCAGTATCTATCAATCTTAAAGGAATCCCTTCTATGTTTACCCATTCTTCAATAATATCGCGAGTCGTCCCCGGGAAAGGACTCACCAGACAACGTTTTCTTTTAAGTAAGAGATTCATTAAACTTGATTTCCCCACATTCGGTTTTCCGCAGATAACCACAGAAATCCCTTCTCTGAAAATTATACCTTTATCAGCATCTTTTAATAAATCTACAATATCTCCTTTAACCTTCTTA
The window above is part of the Candidatus Omnitrophota bacterium genome. Proteins encoded here:
- the mnmE gene encoding tRNA uridine-5-carboxymethylaminomethyl(34) synthesis GTPase MnmE, which codes for MYRYNLEDTIAAISTPLGESGIGIVRISGKRALEIADSIFLSKNGSKPSKYRSFTLHYGHIVKNTQYAIRHTKPKIQDSKFKKNIIDEVLLTVMRAPRTYTREDIVEINCHGGIVPLRKVLELVLRQGARLAQPGEFTLRAFLKGRIDLAQAEAVLDIIKAKTEKSLEIACQQLEGKFSDKIRALKDKILNIYAEIEASIDFPEEDLDLHSRIFLLTKLKKVKGDIVDLLKDADKGIIFREGISVVICGKPNVGKSSLMNLLLKRKRCLVSPFPGTTRDIIEEWVNIEGIPLRLIDTAGITETNNVVDEEAIKISQDCFRIAELVLFMLDGSRKITKEDKAVFQMIRDNPKIILINKIDLPQKFNLADVRKVFPGKIIKISCVSGEGLDKLYEEIKDSVLEGEVVKPEGYLVTNLRHKEAILKAKDFLERACRGLEQGISPELVALDLKDVLVNFQIVLGEVFSSDVLEKIFSQFCIGK